One part of the Denticeps clupeoides chromosome 8, fDenClu1.1, whole genome shotgun sequence genome encodes these proteins:
- the LOC114796009 gene encoding bile salt sulfotransferase-like: protein MRRRCVGNATPGEEVASEASPVLQEPRNAPDATRTRDTGSSMTEEQLYSVHKGVYVPKSLHPAESLQYYEQFAFRHDDVLIVTYPKSGTTWMQEIVPLIMSEGDLTPVQTIPNWDRVPWLEEHRAIVLNLEERPSPRVFATHFHYGMMPQSFFTAKPKVICVLRNPKDVLASSFHYYGMASYMVDPGTMDEFMEKFLSGKVMFGSWFDHVKGWLSAKDKERIMFISYEEMVHDLKESVSKLSQFLGKSLKPDMIEKISDHCLFKNMKQNKMSNYSLVPEEFMDLKKSEFLRKGIAGDWKNNMTAAQSERFDAVYKAKMQDVQFKFVWD, encoded by the exons atgagaag ACGCTGCGTCGGGAACGCGACGCCTGGAGAGGAAGTTGCGTCAGAGGCGAGTCCCGTTCTTCAGGAGCCCCGCAACGCTCCGGACGCCACTCGGACCCGAGACACCGGCAGCAGCATGACCGAGGAGCAGCTGTACTCCGTCCACAAGGGCGTCTACGTCCCCAAATCCCTGCACCCCGCGGAGAGCCTTCAGTACTACGAACAGTTCGCGTTCCGCCACGACGACGTTTTAATCGTCACCTACCCGAAGTCTG GCACAACATGGATGCAAGAGATCGTCCCTCTGATCATGAGTGAGGGGGACCTGACCCCAGTCCAAACCATCCCAAACTGGGACAGGGTGCCCTGGCTGGAGGAGCACCGGGCCATAGTGCTGAACCTGGAGGAGAGGCCGTCTCCTCGTGTGTTTGCCACTCACTTTCACTATGGCATGATGCCTCAGTCCTTTTTCACAGCGAAGCCCAAG GTCATCTGTGTCTTGCGGAACCCGAAGGACGTCCTTGCTTCCTCATTCCACTACTATGGAATGGCCTCTTACATGGTGGACCCTGGGACCATGGATGAGTTCATGGAGAAGTTCCTTAGTGGCAAAG TAATGTTTGGTTCCTGGTTTGACCATGTGAAGGGGTGGCTCAGTGCTAAAGACAAAGAGCGCATTATGTTCATCTCATATGAGGAAATGGTTCAT GATTTGAAAGAGTCTGTGTCCAAACTCTCCCAGTTTTTGGGGAAATCTCTGAAGCCGGACATGATTGAGAAGATCTCAGACCACTGtctgttcaaaaacatgaaacaaaacaagaTGTCCAACTATTCTTTGGTACCAGAGGAGTTTATGGACCTGAAGAAATCTGAATTTCTTAGGAAAG GAATTGCTGGAGACTGGAAAAATAACATGACTGCGGCCCAGTCAGAACGCTTTGATGCCGTGTATAAAGCGAAAATGCAAGATGTCCAGTTTAAATTTGTGTGGGATTGA
- the LOC114796010 gene encoding sulfotransferase family cytosolic 2B member 1-like: MTEEQLYSVHKGVYVPKAMHPAESLQYYEQFAFRHDDVLIVTYPKSGTTWMQEIVPLIMSEGDLTPVQTIPNWDRVPWLEENRAMVLNLEERPSPRVFATHFHYGMMPQSFFTAKPKVICVLRNPKDVLASSFHYNGMASYMVDPGTMDEFMEKFLSGKVMFGSWFDHVKGWLSAKDKERIMFISYEEMVHDLKESVSKLSQFLGKSLKPDTIEKISDHCLFKNMKQNKMSNYSLVPEEFMDLKKSEFLRKGVAGDWKNNMTAAQSERFDAVYKAKMQDVQFKFVWD, translated from the exons ATGACCGAGGAGCAGCTGTACTCCGTCCACAAGGGCGTCTACGTCCCCAAAGCCATGCACCCTGCGGAGAGCCTTCAGTACTACGAACAGTTCGCGTTCCGCCACGACGACGTTTTAATCGTCACCTACCCGAAGTCTG GCACAACATGGATGCAAGAGATCGTCCCTCTGATCATGAGTGAGGGGGACCTGACCCCAGTCCAAACCATCCCAAACTGGGACAGGGTGCCCTGGCTGGAGGAGAACCGGGCCATGGTGCTGAACCTGGAGGAGAGGCCGTCTCCTCGTGTGTTTGCCACTCACTTTCACTATGGCATGATGCCTCAGTCCTTTTTCACAGCGAAGCCCAAG GTCATCTGTGTCTTGCGGAACCCGAAGGACGTCCTTGCTTCCTCATTCCACTACAATGGAATGGCCTCTTACATGGTGGACCCTGGGACCATGGATGAGTTCATGGAGAAGTTCCTTAGTGGCAAAG TAATGTTTGGTTCCTGGTTTGACCATGTGAAGGGGTGGCTCAGTGCTAAAGACAAAGAGCGCATTATGTTCATCTCATATGAGGAAATGGTTCAT GATTTGAAAGAGTCTGTGTCCAAACTCTCCCAGTTTTTGGGGAAATCTCTGAAGCCGGACACGATTGAGAAGATCTCAGACCACTGtctgttcaaaaacatgaaacaaaacaagaTGTCCAACTATTCTTTGGTACCAGAGGAGTTTATGGACCTGAAGAAATCTGAATTTCTTAGGAAAG GAGTTGCTGGAGACTGGAAAAATAACATGACTGCGGCCCAGTCAGAACGCTTTGATGCCGTGTATAAAGCAAAAATGCAAGATGTCCAGTTTAAATTTGTGTGGGATTGA